Proteins from one Flavobacterium sp. N2038 genomic window:
- a CDS encoding TrmH family RNA methyltransferase, with the protein MQLTHYDNQFERKTFPITLICDHIYFQQNIGSIFRISEAFGVENIIFLGKDIPLTPRKINKTSRSTHLHVPHTIIEETSDVVSYLKDNNFEIIALEIASNSKPLKEVSIPENQKIALLLGSEIDGISDELLKISHQIVHINMFGKNSSMNVVQAASIALYEITSL; encoded by the coding sequence GTGCAGCTTACTCACTACGATAATCAATTTGAAAGAAAAACATTTCCGATAACCCTGATTTGTGATCATATTTACTTTCAGCAGAATATTGGGTCAATATTTAGAATTAGTGAAGCTTTTGGGGTTGAAAATATTATTTTTCTGGGAAAAGACATTCCACTTACACCAAGAAAAATTAACAAAACCTCACGTAGTACACATCTTCATGTACCCCACACTATTATTGAAGAAACCTCTGATGTTGTATCGTATCTAAAAGATAACAACTTTGAAATTATCGCTCTTGAAATTGCAAGTAACAGCAAACCCCTAAAAGAAGTTAGCATTCCTGAGAATCAAAAAATTGCACTTTTATTGGGAAGCGAAATTGATGGAATTTCAGATGAGCTTTTGAAAATTTCACATCAAATTGTTCATATTAATATGTTTGGCAAAAACAGCAGTATGAATGTGGTTCAAGCTGCCAGTATTGCGCTTTATGAAATTACTTCTTTATAA
- a CDS encoding DUF4159 domain-containing protein, with amino-acid sequence MKKIFYLFLFVSISSFSQEIALLKYSGGGDWYANPTSLPNLIRFCNLNINTRIKAKPSTVEPSNPDLLSYPFVHMTGHGNVVFSDSDVTNLRNYLTAGGFLHIDDNYGMDQYIRKEIKKIFPNNNLIEIPASHPIFQKPYPFPNGLPKIHEHDGTRAQAFGIFVENKLVLLYTYECDLGDGWEDPEVHNDPANVRDKALKMGANIINYIFTN; translated from the coding sequence ATGAAAAAAATATTCTATTTGTTTTTATTCGTTTCTATTTCTTCTTTTTCACAAGAAATCGCTTTACTAAAATACAGTGGTGGTGGTGACTGGTATGCAAATCCAACTTCATTGCCTAACTTAATTCGTTTTTGCAATCTGAATATCAATACCAGAATTAAAGCAAAACCATCAACGGTAGAACCTAGTAATCCTGATTTGCTTTCGTATCCTTTTGTACACATGACAGGTCACGGAAATGTTGTTTTTAGTGATTCTGATGTTACTAACCTAAGAAATTATCTTACTGCCGGCGGTTTTCTTCATATTGATGATAATTATGGAATGGATCAATATATTCGAAAAGAAATCAAAAAAATATTTCCTAATAATAATTTAATCGAAATTCCTGCCAGCCATCCTATTTTTCAAAAGCCGTATCCTTTTCCGAACGGATTGCCAAAAATTCATGAACACGATGGCACCCGCGCTCAGGCATTCGGGATTTTTGTAGAAAACAAACTCGTACTTTTATATACTTACGAATGTGATTTGGGTGACGGCTGGGAAGATCCTGAAGTTCATAACGATCCTGCTAATGTAAGAGACAAAGCCTTAAAAATGGGTGCTAACATTATCAATTATATTTTTACCAACTAA
- a CDS encoding 16S rRNA (uracil(1498)-N(3))-methyltransferase translates to MQLFYNPDIDETTETFSFDKEESRHIIKVLRKKDSDILHVTNGLGLLFETEITLASDNKCIVRILSITKSPEPKFRLHLAVAPTKMNDRFEWFLEKATEIGIQEITPIICDRSERKVINLERFEKIILSAMKQSNETFLPKLNDAITFKEFIKQKNEGLQLIAHCEETDKKSLKEILKPNENVTLLIGPEGDFSEKEIALALGNNFQPVTLGNTRLRTETAAVVACHSVVFFNEMPN, encoded by the coding sequence ATGCAATTATTTTACAATCCTGATATTGACGAAACGACCGAAACTTTTTCTTTTGATAAAGAAGAAAGCCGACATATTATAAAGGTTTTACGCAAAAAAGATTCTGACATTTTACATGTCACCAACGGTTTAGGTTTATTATTCGAAACTGAAATTACTTTAGCTTCAGACAATAAATGTATCGTTAGAATACTTTCGATTACAAAATCTCCTGAACCAAAATTTCGTCTGCATTTGGCAGTTGCTCCAACCAAAATGAATGATCGTTTTGAATGGTTTCTGGAGAAAGCAACTGAAATTGGAATTCAGGAAATTACTCCAATTATCTGTGATCGTTCTGAAAGAAAAGTGATTAATTTAGAACGTTTTGAAAAAATCATTTTATCAGCTATGAAGCAGTCAAATGAAACTTTTCTTCCAAAATTAAATGACGCAATTACGTTTAAAGAGTTTATTAAACAAAAAAATGAAGGTTTACAGTTAATTGCACATTGTGAGGAAACGGATAAAAAATCATTGAAAGAAATTTTGAAGCCAAACGAAAATGTCACATTATTAATAGGACCGGAAGGTGACTTCTCTGAAAAAGAAATTGCTCTTGCTTTAGGAAATAATTTTCAGCCGGTAACTTTAGGAAATACGCGTTTGCGAACAGAAACTGCGGCGGTTGTTGCTTGTCATAGTGTTGTGTTTTTTAATGAAATGCCTAATTAA
- the tsaD gene encoding tRNA (adenosine(37)-N6)-threonylcarbamoyltransferase complex transferase subunit TsaD: MQNSEVFILAIESSCDDTAAAVLHNDKVLSNVVANQLIHNQYGGVVPELASRAHQQNIVPVIDAALRKAKVQKEQLTAIAFTQGPGLMGSLLVGSSFSKSLSLALNIPLIAVNHMHAHILAHFIDEEGFDKPEFPFLALTISGGHTQIVKVNGFFDMEIIGETTDDAVGEAFDKSAKILGLPYPGGPLIDKYAKEGNPKAFTFTKPKVPGLDFSFSGLKTAILYFIQKNKQENPNFIEENLNDICASIQYTIIEILMDKLKLAVKETGIKQIAIGGGVSANSGIRTRLKESEGKYGWKTFIPKFEYTTDNAAMIGIVGYQKYLSSRFEDSSVVSKARIQF; this comes from the coding sequence ATGCAAAATTCAGAGGTTTTTATTCTTGCCATCGAAAGTTCCTGCGACGATACTGCCGCGGCGGTTCTACATAACGACAAAGTACTCTCAAATGTTGTAGCCAATCAGTTAATTCATAATCAATACGGAGGTGTTGTTCCGGAATTGGCTTCCAGAGCTCACCAGCAAAATATTGTTCCTGTAATCGATGCGGCGCTTCGCAAAGCAAAGGTACAAAAAGAACAGCTAACTGCCATTGCTTTTACACAAGGTCCGGGATTAATGGGCTCTTTATTGGTGGGAAGTTCTTTTAGTAAATCGTTATCGCTTGCATTAAATATTCCGCTTATTGCTGTAAATCATATGCATGCACATATTTTAGCTCATTTTATCGATGAGGAAGGTTTTGACAAACCAGAATTTCCTTTTTTGGCCTTGACGATTAGTGGCGGACACACTCAGATTGTAAAAGTAAACGGCTTCTTTGATATGGAAATTATTGGCGAAACCACTGATGATGCGGTTGGAGAAGCTTTTGACAAAAGCGCCAAAATTCTTGGACTTCCCTATCCGGGCGGCCCATTGATTGATAAATATGCAAAAGAAGGAAATCCAAAAGCTTTTACATTTACAAAACCGAAAGTCCCGGGATTAGATTTTAGTTTTTCAGGTCTAAAAACCGCTATTTTATATTTTATTCAGAAGAATAAACAAGAGAATCCAAATTTCATCGAAGAAAATCTCAACGATATTTGCGCCTCTATTCAATATACTATTATTGAAATTTTGATGGACAAACTAAAACTTGCCGTCAAAGAAACAGGAATCAAACAAATAGCAATTGGTGGTGGAGTTTCTGCAAATTCAGGGATCAGAACAAGATTAAAAGAAAGTGAAGGCAAATATGGCTGGAAAACTTTTATACCAAAGTTTGAATACACAACAGATAACGCCGCAATGATTGGCATTGTTGGGTATCAAAAATATTTATCAAGCCGTTTTGAAGATTCATCTGTGGTTTCTAAAGCGCGAATTCAATTTTAA
- a CDS encoding translocation/assembly module TamB domain-containing protein — MLALAIILSLPVVQTKIARYATDSLREDFNANITVGKVAVNIFGGVKLKDVLILDHHKKVMIASEIIATDILSFKRLMDGDLIFGDLRLTGLIFNLKTYKNEDENNINKFVKLFESDKPSKSKKHFLLTARNAYISKGFFSVVDENKTTPKFLEFTKLNAYISEFKLYGPDVNTTIHRFSFQDHRGLYVSNFAGKFSYTKKQIKVENLAIKTKRSSIYGYAILNYKVEDFLHFTDKVRFDVALDSASIASNDIRYFYDGLGKNQHFKIKTKLKGPLNNLNLRGLRLSDTNGSRIVGNINFKNLLGDKTQKFSMEGKFDKLISSYDNLVVLLPNVLGKKLPKELQKIGKFNMAGKAKVSVTALEATFKMITDLGNGEADVHLNNMDFIDKASYSGNIILDNFNIGALLGRKDIGKTTLNLDVDGVGFTEKYLNTIIKGDIAKLDYNNYTYNNIVVNGNFKLPYYKGQVSVNDPNLSLTFDGLVDLSKRESKYDFHINVENADLRKLRFINDSISRFNGDAVVEVSGNSIENLQGNIYIKDAVYQNPKSTYAFDEITINSSFDADRLRTIAISSADVVNGKIVGKFRFDQLDKLVMNSVGSLYTNYKPYKVKKGQFLRFNFHVYDKVVEMLYPEINIDSSTVVRGKIDSDLQEFKFGFKSQKITAAKNTFDNIRINIDNKNTLYNAYVELDSIKTPYYKIRDFNLINVTAKDTLFVRSEFKGGDKGEDYFNLDLFHTIDKNKNNIVGIKKSEMKFKDYLWYLNENAEKDNQIVFDQFFKNFTIDNIVLSHEDQKIDLNGVIKGKDYKDLVLNFENVDINKITPVNSKFVFDGNLNGNINYKQNKDVYQPTASVVIDHLVMNKTELGTLNFDISGDESFKKFTINSSIQNGFTESFKANGTFAIENKETFLDLNLKLEGFNLATLGTVGGEVISNVRGSVSGNAAVVGNIKKPEINGRLYVEKAGMTIPYLNTDYELSDRTVIDLTDEKFLFRNNQLTDTKYGTKGLLNGTIEHHNFGDWKLDLNITSKRLLALDTKDSEDAAYFGTAFINGTASIKGPTDGLFIKVDAKSEKGTEVKIPINNAQSVGESSWIHFVTPKEKYNLENGIVEKTRNYNGLELEFDFDITPDAEVEVILDRNSGHGMKGKGYGSLLFKINTLGKFNMWGDFQAYEGTYNFKYGGLIDKKFAVKKGGSIIWEGNPMKAQLNLEAVYKTSANPAVLLENSSFNKKVPVEVVIGLRGDLTSPDPNFDIQFPSVSNVLKSEIQYKLDDKDVRQTQALYLLSTGSFMSPDGFNQSDLSGTFAETAASLLGGIIKSDSDKFNIDLNFISADKRIGQEADGQFVANISSQINEKISINGKVGVPVGGVNESAIVGDIEILYRVNEDGSMNLRLFNKENDINYIGQGVGYTQGVGISYEVDFDTFSELVNKLFKSHKLERTIKKSSDDIQDSYLNPDYINFNSKKDKEKDKKTPEKKEEEKKPVPQNNQGLIPDNDDF; from the coding sequence TTGTTAGCGCTTGCTATCATACTGTCTTTGCCTGTCGTTCAGACAAAGATTGCGCGATATGCTACAGACTCACTTCGGGAAGATTTTAATGCTAATATTACGGTTGGAAAAGTGGCTGTGAATATTTTTGGAGGTGTAAAACTAAAAGATGTATTGATTTTGGATCATCACAAAAAAGTGATGATAGCATCTGAGATTATTGCAACAGATATTTTGAGTTTTAAAAGATTAATGGATGGTGATCTGATCTTTGGAGATCTTCGTTTAACGGGTTTAATCTTTAATCTAAAAACCTATAAAAACGAAGACGAAAATAATATAAACAAGTTCGTTAAGCTGTTTGAAAGTGATAAACCATCAAAATCTAAAAAGCATTTTTTACTTACTGCCAGAAATGCCTATATCTCAAAAGGATTTTTTTCTGTTGTTGATGAAAACAAAACAACTCCCAAATTTCTCGAGTTTACAAAGTTAAATGCTTATATAAGTGAGTTTAAGCTTTATGGGCCTGATGTAAATACGACTATTCATAGATTTTCGTTTCAGGATCATCGTGGTTTGTACGTTTCTAATTTTGCGGGAAAGTTTAGTTATACCAAAAAGCAAATTAAAGTCGAAAATTTGGCAATCAAAACCAAAAGATCTTCAATTTATGGTTATGCTATTCTGAATTACAAAGTAGAGGATTTTCTTCATTTTACTGATAAAGTAAGGTTTGATGTTGCGCTTGATTCAGCTTCGATTGCTTCAAATGATATACGTTATTTTTATGACGGATTAGGTAAAAATCAGCATTTTAAAATTAAAACTAAATTAAAGGGGCCATTAAATAATCTAAACTTACGTGGTTTGAGATTAAGCGATACCAATGGTTCAAGAATTGTCGGGAATATTAATTTCAAAAATCTTCTGGGGGATAAAACACAAAAGTTTTCGATGGAAGGGAAGTTTGATAAACTTATTTCCAGTTATGACAATTTGGTCGTTTTATTGCCAAATGTTCTGGGGAAAAAACTTCCGAAAGAACTTCAGAAAATTGGAAAGTTTAATATGGCTGGTAAAGCCAAAGTTTCTGTAACTGCACTGGAAGCTACTTTTAAAATGATTACCGACTTAGGAAACGGAGAGGCTGATGTTCATTTGAATAATATGGACTTTATTGATAAGGCGTCTTATTCGGGGAATATTATTCTGGATAATTTTAATATCGGGGCATTGCTGGGAAGAAAAGATATTGGAAAAACAACATTAAATTTAGATGTTGATGGTGTTGGTTTTACCGAAAAATATCTAAACACGATTATAAAAGGTGATATTGCAAAATTAGACTATAATAATTACACCTATAATAATATAGTAGTCAACGGGAATTTTAAATTGCCTTATTATAAAGGTCAGGTTTCTGTAAATGATCCTAATTTAAGTCTGACTTTTGATGGTCTGGTTGATTTAAGTAAACGAGAAAGTAAGTATGATTTTCATATTAATGTAGAAAATGCTGATTTGCGAAAACTTAGATTTATAAACGATTCTATTTCTCGTTTTAACGGAGATGCAGTTGTCGAGGTGTCTGGAAATTCGATTGAAAACCTTCAGGGGAATATTTATATTAAAGATGCAGTTTATCAAAACCCAAAGTCAACTTATGCTTTTGATGAAATTACGATTAATTCCAGTTTTGATGCAGATCGATTAAGAACTATTGCAATTAGTTCTGCAGATGTGGTAAATGGAAAAATTGTGGGGAAATTCCGTTTTGATCAACTAGATAAGTTGGTAATGAACTCTGTTGGAAGCCTTTATACAAACTACAAACCTTATAAAGTTAAAAAAGGACAGTTCCTTCGCTTTAATTTTCATGTTTACGATAAGGTTGTTGAAATGCTTTATCCGGAAATTAACATTGATTCATCAACTGTTGTACGCGGAAAAATCGATTCAGATTTACAAGAGTTTAAGTTTGGATTTAAATCGCAGAAAATAACGGCTGCCAAAAATACATTTGATAATATTCGTATTAATATAGATAATAAAAACACGCTATATAATGCTTATGTAGAATTGGATAGTATTAAGACACCGTATTATAAAATTCGTGATTTTAACCTGATTAATGTAACTGCAAAAGATACTTTGTTTGTTCGTTCAGAGTTTAAAGGTGGAGACAAAGGCGAAGATTATTTCAATCTGGATTTATTTCATACCATCGATAAAAACAAAAACAATATTGTAGGGATTAAGAAATCTGAGATGAAGTTTAAAGACTATTTATGGTATTTAAATGAAAATGCAGAAAAAGACAATCAGATTGTTTTTGATCAGTTCTTTAAGAATTTTACAATAGATAATATTGTTTTATCGCACGAGGATCAAAAAATTGATTTGAATGGGGTGATAAAAGGAAAGGATTATAAAGATCTCGTCCTGAATTTTGAAAATGTAGATATTAACAAAATTACACCTGTAAATTCCAAATTTGTTTTTGATGGTAATTTAAACGGAAACATAAATTACAAGCAAAATAAAGATGTGTATCAGCCAACTGCTTCTGTGGTAATTGATCATCTTGTTATGAATAAAACCGAATTAGGAACTTTAAATTTTGATATTTCCGGAGATGAAAGTTTTAAAAAGTTTACAATAAACTCTAGTATTCAAAACGGATTTACGGAGTCATTTAAAGCAAACGGAACTTTTGCAATAGAAAATAAAGAAACATTCTTAGATCTGAATTTAAAGCTTGAAGGTTTTAATCTGGCAACTTTAGGTACTGTAGGTGGAGAGGTGATATCTAATGTAAGAGGTTCGGTATCGGGAAATGCAGCGGTTGTCGGGAATATTAAAAAGCCTGAAATCAACGGAAGATTGTATGTGGAAAAGGCAGGAATGACGATTCCATATCTGAATACAGATTATGAATTGAGTGACCGAACTGTAATTGATTTAACAGATGAAAAGTTCTTATTTAGAAATAATCAGTTAACAGATACTAAATATGGTACAAAAGGATTATTGAACGGAACTATTGAGCATCATAATTTTGGTGACTGGAAACTCGATTTAAATATCACTTCTAAGCGACTACTTGCATTAGATACAAAAGACAGCGAGGATGCTGCTTATTTTGGTACCGCATTTATCAATGGTACTGCAAGTATTAAAGGACCAACTGATGGCTTGTTTATTAAAGTAGATGCGAAATCAGAGAAAGGTACAGAAGTTAAAATACCAATTAATAATGCGCAAAGTGTTGGAGAAAGCAGCTGGATTCATTTCGTGACACCTAAAGAAAAATATAATTTAGAAAACGGGATTGTAGAAAAAACCAGAAATTACAATGGTCTTGAGTTAGAGTTTGATTTTGATATTACCCCAGATGCAGAAGTAGAAGTTATTCTGGATCGTAATTCAGGTCACGGTATGAAAGGTAAAGGATACGGTTCGTTACTATTTAAAATTAATACATTAGGTAAGTTTAATATGTGGGGGGATTTCCAGGCATATGAAGGAACTTATAATTTTAAATATGGCGGATTAATCGATAAGAAATTTGCAGTAAAAAAAGGAGGATCTATTATTTGGGAAGGAAATCCGATGAAAGCTCAGCTTAATTTGGAAGCGGTTTATAAAACTTCTGCAAATCCGGCGGTACTTTTAGAGAATTCTTCTTTTAATAAGAAGGTTCCGGTTGAAGTTGTAATTGGTTTACGTGGAGATTTAACCAGTCCGGATCCTAATTTTGATATTCAGTTTCCATCGGTTAGTAATGTTTTAAAATCTGAAATTCAATATAAGCTCGATGATAAAGATGTTCGTCAGACACAGGCTTTGTATTTGCTGTCAACAGGTTCATTTATGAGTCCTGACGGATTTAATCAAAGTGACTTGTCCGGAACATTTGCCGAGACTGCAGCAAGTTTATTGGGAGGGATCATTAAATCAGACAGTGATAAATTTAATATCGATTTGAATTTTATATCAGCAGACAAGCGAATTGGTCAGGAAGCTGATGGTCAGTTTGTGGCTAATATTTCATCGCAGATTAATGAAAAAATATCCATCAACGGGAAAGTAGGTGTTCCGGTTGGAGGAGTTAATGAATCTGCTATCGTTGGAGATATCGAAATATTATATCGTGTAAACGAAGATGGATCGATGAATCTTAGATTGTTTAATAAAGAGAATGATATTAATTATATAGGACAGGGAGTTGGTTATACACAAGGAGTTGGTATTTCGTATGAAGTCGATTTTGATACTTTTAGTGAGCTGGTAAATAAACTCTTTAAAAGCCATAAATTAGAAAGAACCATCAAGAAATCTTCAGATGATATTCAGGATTCTTATTTAAATCCGGATTATATTAACTTCAATAGTAAAAAAGATAAAGAGAAGGATAAAAAGACTCCAGAAAAGAAAGAGGAGGAAAAGAAGCCTGTTCCTCAAAATAATCAAGGGCTAATTCCTGATAACGATGACTTTTAA
- the pfkA gene encoding 6-phosphofructokinase, with the protein MPKTIKKVGVLTSGGDSPGMNAAIRSVVRTCAYHNIECIGIYRGYQGMIEGDFKEMGPRSVNNIVNKGGTILKSARSVEFRTPEGRKKAHENLIKAGVDALVVIGGDGSFTGGLLFNSEFGFPVMGIPGTIDNDIYGTSFTLGYDTALNTVVDCIDKIRDTASSHNRLFFVEVMGRDAGHIALNAGIGAGAEEILIPEEDLGLDRLLDSLQKSKASGKSSSIVVIAEGDKIGKNVFELKDYVEANLPEYDVRVSVLGHMQRGGSPSCFDRVLASRLGVKAVESLIEGKSNYMVGLKEDKVVLTPLEQAIKGKSEIDRELLRVSDIMST; encoded by the coding sequence ATGCCAAAAACAATAAAAAAAGTTGGTGTTCTAACATCAGGAGGAGACTCTCCGGGAATGAATGCCGCAATACGATCAGTTGTTCGAACATGTGCGTATCATAATATAGAATGCATAGGAATTTATAGAGGGTATCAAGGAATGATCGAAGGAGATTTTAAAGAAATGGGCCCTCGAAGCGTTAATAATATTGTAAACAAAGGTGGAACGATCTTAAAATCGGCTCGTTCTGTTGAGTTTAGAACTCCGGAAGGCAGAAAAAAAGCTCACGAAAATCTTATAAAAGCAGGAGTTGATGCTCTTGTTGTTATTGGAGGAGACGGAAGTTTTACCGGAGGATTACTATTTAATTCAGAATTTGGTTTTCCAGTAATGGGAATTCCGGGTACAATCGATAATGATATTTATGGAACAAGTTTTACTCTAGGGTATGATACTGCTTTAAATACTGTTGTAGACTGTATCGATAAAATTAGAGATACTGCAAGTTCACATAATCGTCTGTTTTTTGTAGAGGTTATGGGTAGAGATGCAGGGCATATTGCTCTTAATGCAGGTATTGGAGCTGGTGCCGAAGAAATCCTTATTCCTGAAGAAGATTTAGGTCTGGACAGATTGCTGGACTCTCTTCAAAAAAGTAAAGCTTCAGGAAAATCATCAAGTATAGTAGTTATCGCTGAAGGTGATAAAATTGGTAAAAATGTTTTCGAATTAAAAGATTACGTTGAAGCTAATTTGCCTGAGTACGACGTGAGAGTTTCTGTTTTAGGACACATGCAGCGTGGTGGTTCACCATCTTGTTTTGATCGTGTTTTAGCAAGCCGTTTGGGGGTAAAAGCAGTTGAATCTTTAATCGAAGGAAAATCAAATTATATGGTTGGACTTAAAGAAGATAAAGTGGTTTTGACTCCGCTTGAGCAGGCAATAAAAGGTAAATCTGAAATTGATAGAGAATTGTTGAGAGTGTCAGACATTATGTCGACATAA
- the gap gene encoding type I glyceraldehyde-3-phosphate dehydrogenase, which produces MSKVKLGINGFGRIGRIVFRESFNRDNVEVVAINDLLDVDHLAYLLKYDSVHGRFDGTVEVKEGKLYVNGRNIRITAERNPADLKWNEVDVDVVAECTGIFTTIETANEHIKGGAKKVIISAPSADAPMFVMGVNHETAKASDLVVSNASCTTNCLAPLAKVIHDNFEIVEGLMTTVHATTSTQMTADGPSRKDWRGGRAAAINIIPSSTGAAKAVGKVIPALNGKLTGMSFRVPTADVSVVDLTVKVAKETSYEEIMAVLKNASETNMKGILGYTEDAVVSQDFISDKRTSIVDAGAGIGLNSTFFKLVSWYDNEYGYSSKLIDLSVHIASLK; this is translated from the coding sequence ATGTCAAAAGTAAAATTAGGAATAAACGGATTTGGACGTATCGGAAGAATCGTTTTTAGAGAGTCTTTCAATAGAGATAATGTTGAGGTTGTTGCAATCAATGATTTATTAGACGTAGATCACTTAGCTTATTTATTAAAATATGATTCAGTTCACGGTCGTTTTGATGGAACTGTAGAAGTAAAAGAAGGAAAACTTTATGTAAACGGAAGAAACATCCGTATCACTGCAGAAAGAAATCCTGCTGACTTAAAATGGAATGAAGTTGATGTAGACGTTGTTGCTGAATGTACTGGTATCTTCACAACTATCGAAACTGCAAATGAGCATATTAAAGGTGGTGCGAAAAAAGTAATTATTTCTGCTCCTTCTGCAGATGCTCCAATGTTTGTAATGGGAGTTAACCACGAAACTGCAAAAGCTTCTGATTTGGTTGTTTCTAATGCTTCTTGTACTACAAACTGTTTAGCTCCTTTAGCTAAAGTTATCCACGATAATTTCGAAATCGTTGAAGGTTTAATGACTACAGTTCACGCAACTACTTCAACTCAAATGACAGCTGACGGACCTTCTAGAAAAGACTGGAGAGGTGGACGTGCTGCTGCAATAAACATCATTCCTTCTTCAACAGGAGCTGCAAAAGCAGTTGGAAAAGTAATTCCTGCTTTGAATGGAAAATTAACTGGAATGTCTTTCCGTGTACCTACTGCTGACGTTTCTGTAGTAGATTTAACAGTAAAAGTGGCTAAAGAAACTTCATATGAAGAAATTATGGCAGTTTTGAAAAATGCTTCTGAAACTAACATGAAAGGTATTCTAGGATATACTGAAGATGCTGTTGTATCTCAGGATTTTATCTCAGATAAAAGAACTTCAATCGTTGATGCTGGTGCTGGAATCGGATTAAATTCTACTTTCTTCAAATTAGTATCTTGGTATGATAATGAGTACGGATATTCAAGTAAATTAATTGATTTGTCTGTTCATATCGCAAGTTTAAAATAA
- a CDS encoding N-acetylglucosamine kinase produces MKLIVDSGSTKADWIAIDDNGKVLFTTQTLGLNPEILDGPEIIERLNDRFDILQNKKEATHLFFYGAGCGTDRMKQTLKLIFQDYFTNAIVDVQEDTYAAVYATTPKGEEAIVSILGTGSNCSYFDGKVLHQKVQSLGYIVMDDCSGNVFGKELIRKYYFNKMPKELAVELEKEYDVDPDFIKNKLYKEPNPNAYLATYAKFLIKHKDTEFCRKIIFKGMKSFVKNYIKQFDNCKEIPVHFVGSIAFYLKDELQETFDKYELKLGNVLRRPIDGLIAYHVANQ; encoded by the coding sequence ATGAAATTAATAGTTGATAGTGGATCTACTAAAGCCGATTGGATTGCAATTGATGATAATGGAAAAGTATTATTTACCACGCAAACTTTAGGGTTAAATCCGGAAATTCTTGACGGGCCGGAAATCATTGAAAGATTGAATGACCGTTTTGATATTCTGCAAAATAAAAAAGAGGCAACGCATTTGTTTTTTTACGGAGCTGGTTGTGGAACTGACCGTATGAAGCAGACTCTAAAGTTAATCTTTCAGGATTATTTTACAAATGCAATTGTAGATGTTCAGGAAGATACATATGCAGCTGTATATGCTACAACTCCAAAAGGCGAAGAAGCAATTGTATCGATCTTAGGAACAGGTTCTAACTGCAGCTATTTTGATGGTAAAGTATTACATCAAAAGGTACAATCATTAGGATATATCGTAATGGATGATTGCAGCGGAAATGTTTTTGGAAAAGAGTTAATTAGAAAATACTATTTTAATAAAATGCCTAAGGAATTGGCTGTTGAACTTGAAAAAGAGTACGATGTTGATCCTGATTTTATTAAAAACAAATTATACAAAGAGCCTAATCCAAATGCTTATTTAGCAACTTACGCTAAGTTTTTAATTAAACATAAAGATACAGAGTTCTGTAGAAAAATAATTTTCAAAGGAATGAAGTCTTTCGTTAAAAATTACATTAAGCAATTTGATAACTGCAAAGAAATTCCGGTTCATTTTGTTGGTTCTATTGCGTTTTATCTAAAAGATGAATTGCAGGAGACTTTTGATAAATACGAGCTTAAATTAGGAAATGTTTTAAGAAGACCAATTGATGGTTTAATCGCGTACCATGTTGCCAATCAATAG
- a CDS encoding methylglyoxal synthase → MEIAIIAHDGKKADLIDFLIKNADVLHNEKIKLIGTGTTGGKAEAAGFKTQRMLSGPLGGDAQIAGRVAEGITQMVFFFKDPLSSHPHEADINMLIRVCDVHNVPLATNEATAQLLLDAIALQL, encoded by the coding sequence ATGGAAATTGCGATCATTGCACATGATGGTAAGAAAGCTGATCTGATTGATTTTTTGATTAAGAATGCAGATGTGCTGCATAATGAAAAGATTAAGCTTATTGGTACAGGAACAACTGGAGGTAAAGCGGAAGCAGCGGGTTTTAAAACGCAAAGAATGCTTTCGGGACCTTTAGGAGGTGATGCGCAAATTGCCGGAAGAGTAGCAGAAGGAATAACTCAGATGGTGTTCTTTTTTAAAGACCCATTGTCAAGTCATCCACATGAGGCTGATATAAATATGTTAATTCGCGTTTGCGATGTACATAATGTGCCGCTGGCAACAAATGAAGCAACGGCACAATTATTATTAGATGCTATTGCACTGCAATTATAG